DNA from Arthrobacter sp. SLBN-112:
TGCAGCTCGGGCATCCCGGCGGCCGGCGGCCGCGACAGGGCGGCGTCACCGCGGGCAGCACGCGTCAGCGCGCCGCGGACCAGCCGCTCCGGCAGCAGTTCCCGGTCCGGGTAGCCGGAATGGAACCAGATGGCATCACCGGGAACGTTCCGCATGGTGCCAGACGACGACGGCAGCGGAGACGACGGCGACCTCAGCGCAGCCGTTTGCCAGCCATAGTCCGAGGGCCGTGCCGTGCGCACGGCACGGACGAACGTCCCAACGCCGGGCCGGCTTTCGACCAGCCCCTGGGCAGTCAACGCCTGCAGCGCCTTCTGCACGGTGACCGGGCTGGCCTGGTGCTCGGCCACGAGTTGCCGGGTGGACGGCAGTTGGGCCCCCGGAGCCGCACCGGCGATCCATTGCCGGAGCGCCGCAACAATCCGCGCACTGCTATCGTTATTCATGAAGGAACATAGTAGCGCTACTGTCCTAAACCGCCCAGTGATACTGCCGCGAAAAGCCACCGGAATCTGGTGGGGCCTGCTGGGCGTGGCAGCCTTCTCCTTCACCGTTCCCTTCACCCGCGTGGCCGTCGCCGGCATCCCCCCGCTGTTCATCGGCTCCGGCCGGGCCGTGGTGGCCGCTGTTCTTGCGGTTGCAGCACTTGCCATCACCCGCCAGCGGCTGCCGCAACCGCGCACCTGGCTGCGCCTGGCGCTCGTGGCCGTGGGCGTCGTCGTCGGCTTTCCGCTGCTGACGTCCTACGCCCTCACCGCCGTGGCGGCAGGGCACGGGGCCGTGGTGATCGCCCTCCTGCCGGCGGCCACGGCCTCGGTGGCGATGCTGCGCTCCGGCGAGCGGCCGCCGGCCGTCTTCTGGGGAGTGACGGCGCTCGGCTCGCTGGCGGCGGTCTCCTTCGCCTTCCTGCAGTCCGGCGGTGTGGGGCACCTGCACTGGGCCGACCTCCTGCTGCTCGGCGCCGTGGCCTGCGCCGCGGTGGGGTACGCCGAAGGTGGCCTCCTGGCGCGCCAGCTTGGCTCCTGGCAGACCATCGCCTGGGCCTTGGTCCTTGCCGCGCCGGCCATGCTGGTCCTGGCCGTGCTCTCCGTGCTGGAACAGCCGCCGTCGGCCACGCCCGTCCAGTGGGCGGCCTTCGCCTACCTCGCCGTGGTCAGCATGTTCCTGGGCTTCTTCGCCTGGTACCGCGGCCTGGCCATCGGGCCCATGGCGCAGGTCAGCCAGATCCAGCTGCTCCAGCCGGTCCTCAGTCTCGGCTGGGCCGCGCTCCTGCTGGGCGAAGCGCTCACCTGGACCACCCTCATTGGTGCCCTTGCCGTCATCCTCTGCGCCGCCGCGGCCGTCCGCGTCCGGCTCAACCGTCCCGCCCCTTAACCCCGAAAGGACTTTCCCATGTACATTCCCGCCCACTTCGCCGCCGATCCCCAGGCCGTCCAGAACCTCCTCGCGGCTCCCGGCGCGGCCAACCTGGTCACCATGACGGACCAGGGCCTGCTGGCAACGCTGCTGCCTTTCGCCTTCAACCCGGGGGTGGGGGAGCACGGCGCGCTGCAGGCCCACATGGCAAGGAACAACCCGCAGTGGTCCGCCCCGCCAACCGGCGAGGCGCTGGCCATCATCCAGGGCCCCGACAACTACATCTCGCCGTCGTGGTACGCGTCCAAGGCCGAGCACGGCCGCGTGGTCCCCACCTGGAACTACAGCACCGCGCACGTGTACGGGGAGTTGGTGGTCCATGACGACGCCGGCTGGCTGGCCAGGCACGTCCGGCACCTGACCGGCCTGCACGAGGAGGGCCGGGAGGACCCCTGGACCGTGGACGATGCGCCGGAGAAATTCATTGCCGGGCAGCTGCGGGCGATCGTCGGCATGGAACTGGTGATCACCCGGATCGAGGCGAAGGAAAAACTGAGCCAAAACCGCTCCGACGCCGACGCCTGGGGAGTGGCGGCGGGCCTCCGGGCCAGCGGGCGCGAAGCCGGCGCGGCCGCCGTCGAACGCGTGCGCGGCAGGTGAGCGGGCCTAGGCTGCCCGTTCCAGCAGGACCATCACCTCGTAGTGCGTGGTCTGCGGGAACATGTCCAGGACCCGGGCGCGCCGGGCGGTGAACGACGGGAGTGCGGCCAGGTCCCGGGCCAGGGACTGCGCATTGCAGCTGGAGTACACCGCGTGCTGCACGTCCGACGATTCCAGCCAGCCGCACAGCTCCTTCCCGATGCCGCGCCGAGGCGGGTTCACGATCACCAGGTCCGGCGACTGCCTGCTGGCCAGGGCAAAGGCGGTGGCGTCGCAGGCCTGGAAGTCCATCCCCTCCAGGCCGGCTTCGCCACTGCTGATGCGGGCGGACACGATCGCCTCGCTGCTGGTTTCAATGCCGGTTACGGTGCGGGACGGGGCGGCGCTGTGCAGGGCGAAGCCGCCCACGCCGCAGTACAGGTCCCACACCGAGGCCGGGGCCAGTTCGTTGACCCACTCGCGCCCCTGCCGGTACAGGGCCGCGGCCATGTCGGTGTTGGTCTGGAAGAAGCTTTGCGGGCGCAGGTGCAGGTTGATGTCGTTGACCCGCATGTTCAGGGTGGACTGCCCGGTCAGCAGGATCTCCCGGTCGCCTTCCAGCACGGCTTTGTGTTCCGGGTGCAGGTTGACCGAGACCACCTTCACCTGCGGCAGGGCGGCCAGCAGTTCCGGGAGGTGCTTCCGGATGCGCGGCACCGTTTGTTCCGAGCGCAGGACCAGCCGGAGCATGACCTCGCCGTCAGGAGATTCCGTAACGATGATGTGCTTGAGCTCGCCGGTCCGGCGGGGAACGTCATAGGGCGTCAGGCGGACCCGCCGGATGAAGTTCGCCAGCACGGGGAAGCAGGCCAGCAGCCCGGGGGAGCAGACGCCGCACTTGCGCAGGTCCACGCCGTGGCCATCGGCGTCGAGGATCCCGATGGTGGGGTTCTGCGCGGTTCCGCCAACCACCATTTTGGCCTTGTTGCGGAAGCCCGACTCCTGGCTCGCCACCGGCGGCAGCCATTCGAGTTTGGTGTGACCTGACAGGAGGGTCTGGCAGTGCAGCTGTTTGCCGGCCAGCTGCTCACCGTAGGGCCTGCCCATGTGGGTGCAGGAGCGGCAGGTGCCGGCATCAAAGTAGGAACAGCGCATGACCGGACAAGTTTACCCGGTGCACCATCCCGGCCACGACGTGAGGGGGACGACGCCGGCACCCGGCCAGGTGCCGGCGTCGCGCTTCTTTCATGGCTGGCCCCTTTTCATTCCGGGTCAGGGGACCGGCCGGTTGCGGGCCGAAGTATCATCTCTTTGTGCTTCCGTTCTGGAGCCGGGCCGACTCTCGTCTGCTGTTGGATTTCTTGCGGTGAAGGGTGGACATGGAGCGGGCGAGTCTGGACCGGATCGATCAGAGCATCCTTGCGGAGCTGACGCGCAACGCCCGGGTCAGCCATGCGGAGCTGGCAGCGAAGGTGCTTCTGTCCCGGAA
Protein-coding regions in this window:
- a CDS encoding FMN-binding negative transcriptional regulator yields the protein MYIPAHFAADPQAVQNLLAAPGAANLVTMTDQGLLATLLPFAFNPGVGEHGALQAHMARNNPQWSAPPTGEALAIIQGPDNYISPSWYASKAEHGRVVPTWNYSTAHVYGELVVHDDAGWLARHVRHLTGLHEEGREDPWTVDDAPEKFIAGQLRAIVGMELVITRIEAKEKLSQNRSDADAWGVAAGLRASGREAGAAAVERVRGR
- a CDS encoding DMT family transporter: MKEHSSATVLNRPVILPRKATGIWWGLLGVAAFSFTVPFTRVAVAGIPPLFIGSGRAVVAAVLAVAALAITRQRLPQPRTWLRLALVAVGVVVGFPLLTSYALTAVAAGHGAVVIALLPAATASVAMLRSGERPPAVFWGVTALGSLAAVSFAFLQSGGVGHLHWADLLLLGAVACAAVGYAEGGLLARQLGSWQTIAWALVLAAPAMLVLAVLSVLEQPPSATPVQWAAFAYLAVVSMFLGFFAWYRGLAIGPMAQVSQIQLLQPVLSLGWAALLLGEALTWTTLIGALAVILCAAAAVRVRLNRPAP
- the rlmC gene encoding 23S rRNA (uracil(747)-C(5))-methyltransferase RlmC, which gives rise to MRCSYFDAGTCRSCTHMGRPYGEQLAGKQLHCQTLLSGHTKLEWLPPVASQESGFRNKAKMVVGGTAQNPTIGILDADGHGVDLRKCGVCSPGLLACFPVLANFIRRVRLTPYDVPRRTGELKHIIVTESPDGEVMLRLVLRSEQTVPRIRKHLPELLAALPQVKVVSVNLHPEHKAVLEGDREILLTGQSTLNMRVNDINLHLRPQSFFQTNTDMAAALYRQGREWVNELAPASVWDLYCGVGGFALHSAAPSRTVTGIETSSEAIVSARISSGEAGLEGMDFQACDATAFALASRQSPDLVIVNPPRRGIGKELCGWLESSDVQHAVYSSCNAQSLARDLAALPSFTARRARVLDMFPQTTHYEVMVLLERAA